Proteins encoded by one window of Candidatus Binataceae bacterium:
- a CDS encoding aminotransferase class III-fold pyridoxal phosphate-dependent enzyme, with product MPFPFMGVMREKFALASVVTESRGPHLRNLDDQVTLDISGSYGLNVAGFDRYKLWIESGWERVKDLGPVLGPLHPIVAENITLLKSISKLDEVSFHMSGTEAVMAAVRLARFNTRKSLIVCFAGAYHGWWDGVQPGLGNERSIGDCLTLKDMNPSSLHMIRARAGEIAAVLVNPVQAFHPNSPPPSDQLLLTSDIRRTHDSTSDYAKWLQALRWVCTESGVALIFDEVYSGFRLAPGGAQEYYGVGADMVVYGKTVAGGMPIGLVCGKKALMQRFDPERPMRIAYVVGTFSAHPLVMSAMNEFLRWANTPAAARMYEDANGRCSEWVRATNARLAAESLPIQVTNLSTVWTVLFKEPGRFNWLLQYYMRAEGLTLSWVGTGRCLVSLDYTLEDYQELQDKLIAAARRMKSDAWWLSEQQLPGRERAMRRNLIREVAASLIRVPQPLAEFCGEIMQRKRDDHEASHSNLVNQFFHLFSSSTFIVCYVWAFIDLTSAMCAGLAALFVRQFGHAILEPPCHDEEKALLGFNTRDKSFVVAGYFLIPIAYLARADSVTPSTLHAMIPTVARLWFLLTLAVIMAHVALLVWKYDFRSSMVWLVKLVTDPFTDIIAYRSSPSRLLQELQGRAEKKWA from the coding sequence GTGCCTTTTCCCTTTATGGGCGTGATGCGCGAGAAATTCGCGCTGGCCTCGGTTGTGACTGAATCCCGCGGACCGCATCTGCGCAACCTCGACGACCAGGTCACGCTGGACATCAGCGGCTCGTACGGTCTCAATGTCGCCGGCTTCGATCGGTACAAGCTGTGGATCGAGAGCGGATGGGAGCGCGTGAAGGATCTCGGCCCGGTGCTCGGCCCGCTTCATCCGATCGTTGCGGAAAATATCACGCTGCTCAAATCGATCTCCAAGCTCGACGAAGTCTCGTTTCACATGAGCGGGACCGAGGCGGTAATGGCCGCGGTGCGGCTCGCCCGGTTCAATACGCGTAAGTCTTTGATCGTGTGCTTCGCCGGCGCCTATCACGGCTGGTGGGATGGAGTTCAGCCCGGCCTCGGCAACGAGCGCAGCATCGGCGACTGCCTGACTCTCAAAGACATGAACCCCTCGTCGCTCCATATGATCCGCGCAAGAGCAGGCGAAATCGCCGCCGTTCTGGTGAATCCGGTGCAGGCGTTTCATCCGAATTCGCCGCCGCCGAGCGATCAACTGCTACTAACGAGCGATATCCGCCGGACTCATGACTCGACCTCGGATTATGCCAAATGGCTACAGGCGCTTAGGTGGGTCTGCACGGAAAGCGGCGTCGCTCTAATCTTCGACGAGGTTTACAGCGGATTTCGCCTCGCCCCGGGCGGCGCGCAGGAGTACTACGGCGTCGGCGCCGACATGGTTGTGTATGGCAAGACGGTCGCGGGCGGGATGCCGATAGGCCTGGTTTGCGGTAAAAAGGCGCTGATGCAGCGCTTCGACCCTGAGCGGCCGATGCGTATCGCCTACGTGGTCGGCACGTTCTCGGCGCATCCGCTCGTGATGAGCGCGATGAACGAGTTTCTCCGATGGGCGAATACGCCCGCCGCCGCGCGAATGTACGAAGACGCCAATGGACGCTGCAGCGAATGGGTGCGCGCCACTAACGCGCGGCTTGCAGCGGAGTCGCTGCCGATCCAGGTGACGAATCTTTCGACCGTGTGGACGGTCCTGTTCAAGGAACCCGGACGGTTTAACTGGCTATTGCAGTACTACATGCGCGCCGAAGGGTTGACGCTTAGTTGGGTTGGTACCGGACGGTGTCTTGTCAGTCTGGACTATACGCTCGAGGATTACCAGGAACTGCAGGACAAGCTTATCGCCGCCGCTCGCCGCATGAAGTCGGATGCATGGTGGCTAAGCGAGCAGCAATTGCCGGGGAGGGAACGCGCTATGCGCAGAAACCTGATTCGAGAGGTAGCGGCGAGCCTCATTCGTGTACCGCAGCCGCTCGCCGAGTTCTGTGGCGAGATAATGCAGCGCAAACGTGATGACCACGAAGCGTCCCACAGCAACCTGGTCAACCAGTTCTTTCATCTTTTCAGCTCCAGCACCTTCATCGTGTGTTACGTGTGGGCGTTCATCGACTTGACGAGCGCGATGTGCGCCGGGCTGGCCGCGCTCTTCGTGCGCCAGTTCGGACATGCGATCCTGGAGCCGCCTTGCCACGATGAGGAAAAGGCGCTGCTCGGATTCAACACTCGCGACAAGTCATTCGTCGTGGCCGGGTATTTCCTGATACCAATCGCCTACCTGGCGAGAGCGGACTCCGTGACCCCAAGCACGTTGCACGCAATGATCCCGACGGTGGCTCGGCTTTGGTTCCTGCTGACGCTGGCAGTCATTATGGCGCACGTCGCTCTGCTGGTCTGGAAGTACGATTTTCGCAGCTCGATGGTCTG
- a CDS encoding glycosyltransferase, which translates to MVVSYLRGLHNQTGRTLVPSLDMQRKLQGLGFRNVSLLGRGVDSDQFGPHHRCEELRRSWSVGSHGCAALYVGRIAPEKNLSLALDAYRAMRRLDDSCRFILVGDGPMRASLQRSQPDLIFCGMKTGRELSRHFASADLFLFPSKTETFGNVTLEAMASGLGVLAYDYAAARMHITDGVTGVLAPYGDADAFVAAACRLAGDRRLVSKLGMRAREYALSVSWSLVLDGFVDHLESARRQAAESAAAAPAAPVADAYQEVVASGIERHVPSFESAPEPGA; encoded by the coding sequence ATGGTCGTCAGCTATCTTCGCGGTCTACACAACCAAACCGGCAGAACACTGGTACCCAGTCTCGATATGCAGAGAAAGTTGCAGGGTCTGGGTTTCAGGAATGTCAGCTTGCTGGGGCGTGGAGTGGACAGCGATCAATTCGGCCCGCATCACCGGTGCGAGGAACTCCGCCGGAGCTGGAGCGTAGGCAGTCACGGATGCGCCGCTCTTTACGTTGGCCGGATCGCGCCTGAAAAAAACCTTTCGCTTGCCCTCGACGCATACCGGGCGATGCGCCGCCTTGACGATTCATGCAGGTTCATCCTGGTCGGCGATGGTCCAATGCGGGCTTCCTTGCAACGATCGCAGCCCGACCTGATCTTCTGCGGGATGAAAACGGGGCGTGAACTGAGTCGGCACTTCGCCTCGGCCGATCTTTTTCTCTTTCCAAGCAAGACCGAAACCTTCGGCAACGTAACTCTCGAGGCGATGGCGAGCGGTCTCGGAGTGCTTGCCTATGACTACGCGGCCGCACGGATGCATATCACCGACGGTGTAACGGGAGTGCTCGCGCCCTATGGCGACGCGGACGCGTTCGTCGCCGCAGCCTGTCGCCTGGCCGGCGACAGGCGTTTGGTTAGCAAGCTGGGAATGCGCGCCCGCGAGTATGCGCTGTCTGTAAGTTGGTCGCTGGTGCTGGACGGTTTCGTCGATCACTTGGAGAGCGCACGCCGTCAAGCCGCGGAGAGCGCTGCGGCGGCGCCAGCGGCTCCCGTGGCGGACGCTTATCAGGAGGTCGTGGCAAGTGGTATCGAGCGACACGTTCCAAGTTTTGAATCGGCTCCTGAACCTGGCGCCTGA